In the genome of Deltaproteobacteria bacterium, one region contains:
- a CDS encoding universal stress protein: MAAAACAGSSSAPSPRQPCAMRRARCWSSTRSAARPRNATPRRPDVPYRRILVPTDFSATAERAAALAAALARRDGAELTLLHVSPMADFAFMAVEPIYLPEELWERLWDREVAHIQRELDDLQAKLERGAGGELTVRTTYRRGDPAVRIAAEAREGCADLIVMGTRGAGGGLRHLFGGVAEAVARTAPCPVFLATASAPAQPPSHALACIDYSAFSEPVLEQAAALVGARGTLTCLHVWQHPPLIAAEPLAEFTAEIERARAAEARRLAEFVDSSPAGDLCAAKRFEIGSPARTILETAEEVKADVIALGSHGRRGVERIIGTVADRVLRNADVPVLMVPEASLEGGREAADDAAGEEPEDTDAR; encoded by the coding sequence ATGGCCGCCGCGGCCTGCGCCGGTTCATCCTCGGCTCCGTCGCCGAGGCAACCGTGCGCTATGCGCCGTGCTCGGTGTTGGTCGTCCACCCGGAGCGCGGCGCGGCCTCGGAACGCGACGCCCAGGAGGCCTGACGTGCCGTACCGGCGCATCCTGGTCCCGACCGACTTCTCGGCGACAGCCGAGCGGGCGGCGGCGCTCGCGGCCGCGCTCGCCCGCCGCGACGGCGCGGAACTGACTTTGCTGCACGTGAGCCCGATGGCCGACTTCGCGTTCATGGCGGTCGAGCCGATCTATTTACCGGAAGAACTGTGGGAGCGGCTGTGGGACCGCGAGGTCGCCCACATCCAACGCGAGCTGGACGACCTGCAAGCCAAGCTCGAGCGCGGCGCCGGCGGCGAACTCACCGTGCGCACGACCTATCGGCGAGGCGATCCGGCCGTGCGGATCGCCGCCGAGGCGCGGGAAGGCTGCGCAGACCTCATCGTCATGGGGACGCGCGGCGCCGGCGGCGGACTGCGACACCTGTTCGGCGGGGTCGCCGAAGCCGTCGCCCGCACGGCGCCGTGCCCCGTGTTTCTCGCGACCGCCAGCGCCCCCGCGCAGCCGCCGAGCCACGCGCTCGCCTGCATCGACTACTCCGCGTTCTCCGAGCCGGTCCTCGAGCAGGCCGCCGCCCTCGTCGGCGCACGCGGGACGCTCACCTGCCTGCACGTGTGGCAACACCCGCCGCTGATCGCCGCCGAGCCGCTGGCCGAGTTCACCGCCGAGATCGAGCGCGCCCGGGCAGCCGAGGCCCGCCGGCTCGCTGAGTTCGTCGACAGCTCGCCGGCGGGCGACCTGTGCGCCGCCAAGCGGTTCGAGATCGGCAGCCCGGCGCGCACGATCCTCGAGACGGCCGAGGAGGTGAAAGCCGACGTCATCGCTCTCGGTTCGCACGGCCGCCGCGGCGTCGAGCGCATCATCGGCACGGTCGCCGACCGCGTGCTGCGCAACGCGGACGTCCCGGTGCTGATGGTGCCGGAGGCATCGCTCGAAGGTGGCCGGGAAGCGGCGGACGACGCCGCTGGGGAGGAACCGGAGGACACCGATGCCCGCTGA
- a CDS encoding hemerythrin domain-containing protein: MPADLLREHEYVRTLFDRLRAVLAAPDDCLPAARWQRLLDHELRALRSALARHFRHEEHGEYLKPVRHRRPTLAPKLADLQAQHAVFRSTVDELIAANAAGTPRAELRPRIEALLARLSAHEAAETELLQEALAVDLGGGD; encoded by the coding sequence ATGCCCGCTGACCTGCTGCGAGAACACGAGTACGTCAGGACGTTGTTCGACCGCCTTCGCGCGGTCCTCGCCGCGCCCGACGACTGCCTGCCCGCCGCGCGCTGGCAGCGGTTGCTCGACCACGAGTTGCGCGCGCTGCGGTCGGCTCTGGCGCGGCACTTCCGCCACGAGGAACACGGCGAGTATCTCAAGCCGGTTCGGCACCGCCGGCCGACGCTCGCCCCCAAGCTGGCCGACCTGCAGGCTCAGCATGCGGTGTTCCGCTCGACAGTCGACGAGTTGATCGCCGCGAACGCCGCCGGAACGCCTCGCGCGGAGCTGCGCCCGCGCATCGAAGCGCTGCTGGCTCGCCTGAGCGCGCACGAGGCGGCCGAGACGGAGCTGCTCCAGGAAGCGCTGGCCGTAGACCTGGGCGGCGGCGACTGA
- a CDS encoding universal stress protein: METILIATDFSPEASSAFAHGVAIARQTGAPVLLVHVLDPDERDHYDAAHEQLAQIQARAADSGVHADIRIVIGHADTALPDTARDAGARLIAVGTHGRTGIRRFLMGSVAERVVRSAGVDVLVARGAAPAGGYRRVLVPIDFSPLSEAALDRAALLVAGDGAIDLFHAWQLPGAASGYWGPAADGGELLAPLRDDLRKAIEAQAAAWIERHRELAGRLTFSHTEDVPTHAIRKRLDDHDYDLVVMGSHGRRGVRRWVLGSVAELTVRYAPVSVYVVHAADTGQ; this comes from the coding sequence GTGGAGACGATCCTGATCGCAACCGATTTTTCGCCCGAGGCGTCGAGCGCCTTCGCGCACGGCGTCGCCATCGCGCGGCAGACCGGCGCGCCCGTCCTGCTCGTCCACGTACTCGATCCCGACGAACGCGACCACTACGATGCTGCGCACGAGCAGCTCGCGCAAATACAAGCGCGCGCGGCGGACTCCGGCGTGCATGCAGACATCCGCATCGTGATCGGTCACGCCGACACGGCGCTGCCAGATACCGCCCGCGATGCGGGCGCCAGACTCATCGCCGTCGGCACCCACGGGCGGACCGGCATTCGCCGGTTCCTGATGGGCAGCGTCGCCGAGCGGGTCGTGCGGTCGGCCGGCGTCGACGTGCTCGTCGCACGCGGCGCCGCGCCCGCGGGCGGCTATCGGCGCGTGCTCGTCCCCATCGACTTCTCCCCGCTGTCCGAAGCCGCGCTCGACCGCGCCGCCCTGCTGGTCGCCGGCGACGGCGCGATCGACCTGTTCCACGCCTGGCAGCTGCCGGGCGCCGCCTCCGGCTACTGGGGACCCGCGGCCGACGGGGGCGAACTGCTCGCCCCGCTGCGCGACGACCTGCGGAAGGCGATCGAGGCGCAGGCGGCCGCGTGGATCGAGCGCCACCGCGAACTCGCCGGCCGGCTCACGTTCAGCCATACGGAGGACGTGCCGACTCACGCGATCCGCAAGCGGCTCGACGACCACGACTACGATCTGGTCGTCATGGGCAGCCACGGGCGTCGCGGAGTACGGCGCTGGGTGCTCGGCTCCGTCGCCGAACTCACCGTCCGCTATGCGCCGGTCTCGGTGTACGTCGTCCACGCGGCGGACACCGGCCAGTAG